The following are encoded in a window of Impatiens glandulifera chromosome 5, dImpGla2.1, whole genome shotgun sequence genomic DNA:
- the LOC124939131 gene encoding uncharacterized WD repeat-containing protein C17D11.16-like isoform X1, producing the protein MISSISWVPKGVSKTVPVTAEPPSKEEIEEILKLHALNEREIDGEDDADMDDADMDDDSSKQADEVAQAKAAAEALGKPSKTIDSDIRSIADGLEELDMEHYDDEDDDDAGFDMFSKGFSNLYYPSNEMDPNLKENIQDDDSEEEDDIIIKPDDVVIVCARNEDEVSHLEIWILEEIDGDSNMYVHHDIIIPAFPLCTAWMDCPIKGGERGNFVAVGSMEPSIEIWDLDIMDEVQPTIVLGGISEKKKKGKKGKKKSIKYKKDSHTDAVLGLAWNKEYRNLLASASADKLVKIWDVATEICTTTMNHHSDKVQSVAWNHHASQVLLTGSFDHSVVMKDVRTPDHAGFRWSVSSDVETVAWDPHTEHSFVASLEDGTVVGFDLRAATSNPSSDLKSVFTLHAHDKAVCSISYNPAAPNLLATGSTDKMVKLWDLSNNQPSSVSSKNPGVGAVFSICFSEESPFKLAIGGSKGRLEIWDTIEEDAVVKKYGKFRNQRKP; encoded by the exons ATGATATCGTCAATTTCTTGGGTTCCGAAAGGGGTCTCAAAGACTGTCCCAGTCACAGCAGAACCTCCTTCAAAGGAGGAAATTGAAGAGATCTTGAAACTCCATGCTCTTAATGAAAG GGAAATTGATGGTGAGGATGATGCGGATATGGATGATGCGGATATGGATGATGATTCCTCAAAGCAAGCTGATGAAGTTGCACAAGCCAAAGCGGCAGCAGAGGCTCTAGGAAAACCATCAAAGACAATCGACAGTGATATTCGGAGCATAGCCGATGGCTTGGAGGAACTAGATATGGAACATTatgatgatgaggatgatgatgatgctg GTTTTGATATGTTTAGCAAAGGGTTTAGCAATTTATACTACCCTAGTAATGAAATGGATCCAAATCTTAAGGAAAACATC CAGGATGATGATTCTGAGGAGGAGGACGACATAATAATAAAGCCTGACGATGTTGTTATTGTATGTGCTCGTAATGAAGATGAAGTTAGTCATTTAGAG ATATGGATACTTGAGGAAATAGATGGAGATTCCAATATGTATGTTCACCATGATATTATTATTCCTGCATTTCCCCTTTGCACTGCATGGATGGATTGTCCAATTAAGGGTGGAGAAAGAG GAAATTTTGTAGCTGTTGGATCGATGGAACCATCCATTGAAATTTGGGATCTTGATATT ATGGATGAAGTCCAGCCAACAATAGTATTAGGTGGCATTtctgagaaaaagaaaaaagggaAAAAGGGGAAAAAG aaatCTATTAAATACAAGAAAGACAGTCACACTGATGCAGTTCTTGGCCTTGCTTGGAATAAGGAATACAG AAACCTCCTTGCAAGTGCTAGTGCTGACAAACTGGTAAAGATATGGGATGTTGCTACTGAAATATGTACCACCACGATGAATCATCATTCAGACAAG GTCCAATCCGTCGCATGGAACCATCATGCTTCACAAGTTCTTTTAACTGGTTCTTTTGATCACTCTGTAGTTATG AAAGATGTAAGAACACCTGATCATGCCGGATTTAGATGGTCAGTGTCATCTGATGTTGAAACTGTGGCTTGGGATCCACATACAGAGCACTCTTTTGTG GCCAGTCTTGAAGATGGTACAGTAGTTGGATTCGATTTGCGAGCTGCTACTTCTAATCCATCTTCTGATTTGAAGTCAGTCTTCACTCTACACGCCCACGACAAAGCAGTTTGCTCCATATCCTACAATCCTGCGGCACCAAAT CTTCTTGCTACTGGATCAACAGACAAAATG GTCAAACTATGGGATTTATCAAATAACCAACCATCATCTGTTTCATCTAAGAACCCTGGTGTT GGAGCCGTTTTCTCCATTTGTTTCTCGGAAGAGAGCCCGTTTAAACTGGCTATAGGAGGCTCTAAGGGAAGATTAGAA ATTTGGGATACGATTGAGGAGGATGCTGTCGTCAAGAAATATGGAAAGTTTAGAAATCAGAGAAAACCATAA
- the LOC124939131 gene encoding uncharacterized WD repeat-containing protein C17D11.16-like isoform X2, producing the protein MISSISWVPKGVSKTVPVTAEPPSKEEIEEILKLHALNEREIDGEDDADMDDADMDDDSSKQADEVAQAKAAAEALGKPSKTIDSDIRSIADGLEELDMEHYDDEDDDDAGFDMFSKGFSNLYYPSNEMDPNLKENIDDDSEEEDDIIIKPDDVVIVCARNEDEVSHLEIWILEEIDGDSNMYVHHDIIIPAFPLCTAWMDCPIKGGERGNFVAVGSMEPSIEIWDLDIMDEVQPTIVLGGISEKKKKGKKGKKKSIKYKKDSHTDAVLGLAWNKEYRNLLASASADKLVKIWDVATEICTTTMNHHSDKVQSVAWNHHASQVLLTGSFDHSVVMKDVRTPDHAGFRWSVSSDVETVAWDPHTEHSFVASLEDGTVVGFDLRAATSNPSSDLKSVFTLHAHDKAVCSISYNPAAPNLLATGSTDKMVKLWDLSNNQPSSVSSKNPGVGAVFSICFSEESPFKLAIGGSKGRLEIWDTIEEDAVVKKYGKFRNQRKP; encoded by the exons ATGATATCGTCAATTTCTTGGGTTCCGAAAGGGGTCTCAAAGACTGTCCCAGTCACAGCAGAACCTCCTTCAAAGGAGGAAATTGAAGAGATCTTGAAACTCCATGCTCTTAATGAAAG GGAAATTGATGGTGAGGATGATGCGGATATGGATGATGCGGATATGGATGATGATTCCTCAAAGCAAGCTGATGAAGTTGCACAAGCCAAAGCGGCAGCAGAGGCTCTAGGAAAACCATCAAAGACAATCGACAGTGATATTCGGAGCATAGCCGATGGCTTGGAGGAACTAGATATGGAACATTatgatgatgaggatgatgatgatgctg GTTTTGATATGTTTAGCAAAGGGTTTAGCAATTTATACTACCCTAGTAATGAAATGGATCCAAATCTTAAGGAAAACATC GATGATGATTCTGAGGAGGAGGACGACATAATAATAAAGCCTGACGATGTTGTTATTGTATGTGCTCGTAATGAAGATGAAGTTAGTCATTTAGAG ATATGGATACTTGAGGAAATAGATGGAGATTCCAATATGTATGTTCACCATGATATTATTATTCCTGCATTTCCCCTTTGCACTGCATGGATGGATTGTCCAATTAAGGGTGGAGAAAGAG GAAATTTTGTAGCTGTTGGATCGATGGAACCATCCATTGAAATTTGGGATCTTGATATT ATGGATGAAGTCCAGCCAACAATAGTATTAGGTGGCATTtctgagaaaaagaaaaaagggaAAAAGGGGAAAAAG aaatCTATTAAATACAAGAAAGACAGTCACACTGATGCAGTTCTTGGCCTTGCTTGGAATAAGGAATACAG AAACCTCCTTGCAAGTGCTAGTGCTGACAAACTGGTAAAGATATGGGATGTTGCTACTGAAATATGTACCACCACGATGAATCATCATTCAGACAAG GTCCAATCCGTCGCATGGAACCATCATGCTTCACAAGTTCTTTTAACTGGTTCTTTTGATCACTCTGTAGTTATG AAAGATGTAAGAACACCTGATCATGCCGGATTTAGATGGTCAGTGTCATCTGATGTTGAAACTGTGGCTTGGGATCCACATACAGAGCACTCTTTTGTG GCCAGTCTTGAAGATGGTACAGTAGTTGGATTCGATTTGCGAGCTGCTACTTCTAATCCATCTTCTGATTTGAAGTCAGTCTTCACTCTACACGCCCACGACAAAGCAGTTTGCTCCATATCCTACAATCCTGCGGCACCAAAT CTTCTTGCTACTGGATCAACAGACAAAATG GTCAAACTATGGGATTTATCAAATAACCAACCATCATCTGTTTCATCTAAGAACCCTGGTGTT GGAGCCGTTTTCTCCATTTGTTTCTCGGAAGAGAGCCCGTTTAAACTGGCTATAGGAGGCTCTAAGGGAAGATTAGAA ATTTGGGATACGATTGAGGAGGATGCTGTCGTCAAGAAATATGGAAAGTTTAGAAATCAGAGAAAACCATAA